The sequence AGCGATGGTTGTCAACCTTTTGACTTTATAAAGAATAACAGACGTATGAAGGGCAGCTTTCCGGCTGTTGACATGGTACATGAAGTTTTTTGCAGAAAACTAAGAACGACAATCTCAAGTCTCTTTGGGAAAATAATTGAGAATATAAGCCTGAGAGATTCAAGAATATTAAAATATAAAGATTTTCTAAGAAGTATTCAGCTACCAGCAAGCTTCCATGTGATAAGAATGAATCCTCTGAGAGGACTAGGTTTGCTGGTTTTGGACTCTAAATTAGCTTTTTCGTTTATTGATTGCCTGCTTGGAGGAAGAGGAGACAACACTTTTACGGTAGAGGATAGAGAGTTTACAACCATAGAACAGAGTTTAATAAAAAAACTTAATGTAAATATAACAGCTGATCTTCAGAAATCGTGGGTCAGCGTGTATCCGCTTAAGATTGAAGAAGTCAGCACGGAGACAAACCCGCAGTTTGTTTCAATTTGTTTTCCTTCTGATATGGTCATGGTCACCTCAATAGATGTAGATATACTTGGCGCTCTGGATATATGCGTGCCTATGTCAATTCTTGAGCCATTGAGGGGAAAGTTCAGCAAAAATCTTTCAGGGATGAAGACTGATGTTGATGCTAACTGGAGAAAGATGATGCTAAATCAACTTGTAAAGACAAAACTCGATTTGAAAGTAGAATTAGGAGAAGTAAAAATTACAGGGAGACAGTTAATATCTTTAAGGCAGGGCGATGTCATCTTCCTCAAAAACGGACCGTCTGATGAATTCCCAATATTCATTGAAGGAAAACAAAAATTAAGAGGTACGCCAGGATCTATGAAAGGAAATAAAGCAATTCAGATTATGAATGATATTAATACAAGGAGGTTAGGGAATGGAAGAAAATCTAAACGTAAATGATGCCAACAGCTTTTCCTTGGAAGAAATTGAAGCCGGGAAAACTCAAATGAGAAATCAGGAAAACTCAAATGATGAAGAAAAAGATGATGTTCTATCTAATGTTAAAACTGCTGATTTAGATTTCATAATGGATATACCTCTAAAGGTATCAGTCATTTTTGGGAAAGCTAAAATGCGTATAAATGATTTGATCCAACTCGGGCAGGGATCAGTAATAGAGCTAGACAAAGAAGTTGGAGAACCTCTCGAGATATATGTCAATGAGAAGCTTCTGGCTCTGGGAGAAGTGGTTGTTATAAATGAAAAGTTTGGGATTAAACTATTAAACATTGTCAGTCCTGAAGAAAGGTTAAGTAAACTAAAATGAAGTTGGGACTGATCGTTTTTTCATTATTATTTGGGCTGGTTTTCGCAATAGGCTCGTTTCCTGTTCTGGTATCAGGAGCAGAAACAGATATTGTAAGTGATGCATCATTAATCCCTGCTGAAATTTCGAGCAATAGTACTTTAAAAACTGATATTCCTGTTAACGATGGGTTAGATTTTAAAAAGAACTTATTAAAAAGTGCAGGTATCTTAATAATATTACTTGGTGTTATGTTCCTGGCAATTTTTATCATTAAACAATGTCAGGGTACCCAGAGGAAGCCTGAAAACATAAAAGTAGTATCTAACTGTTATTTAGGAAGTAACAGACGAGTAAGCGTTCTTGAGATTGGCGAAGAAAAACTCCTGATAGGCATTACTCCAACACAAATTAATCTTCTAATAAGATTTCCAGTATCAGATACATCTCATGATATTTTTTCAGGAGAAGACGATGGAGTTACTTCGAACTTTAAAGAACATCTTGAGAAGAACATATTATTTCATTCTGATAAAAGTCAACTATCCGGTCTAAATAGTATTTGTAGAAGCTCAATATCATTAATTCAGAAAATGGTTAAACGTTATGCTTAAAATAATAGCCGCTACATTAATTACAATCTTAATAACATCAGTTGCAGCTGCAGCACCGGTACCTGTTCCAAATATAAGTATTGGCATTGGGGAAGGGAACAATCCAGAGACTGTATCTGCGGGTGTAAAGATCCTCATTCTTCTTACAATATTATCCTTAGCTCCTGCTATACTTATTATGCTGACAGGCTTCACAAGGATAATAATTGTTTTTCACTTCCTTAGGCAAGCACTTGGCACTCAGCAGATGCCTCCCAACCAGGTTATAATCGGACTCGCATTATTTCTTACTTTTTTCATAATGTCCCCATATTTTATACAAATAAACGACGAAGCCATACAACCATATTTAAAGAAGAGCATTACCCAAGAAGAAACAATTCAACGAGCAGCAGAACCTCTCAAGAAGTTTATGTTTAAACAAACAAGAGAAAAAGACCTTGCTTTGTTTGTAGAACTTTCAGGGAAAAAAAATTTAAAATCTAAACAAGAAACACCTTTTTTTGTTTTAGTCCCAGCTTTCGTTATAAGCGAGCTTAAGACAGCATTTCAAATAGGCTTCTTAATTTATATTCCTTTTCTGGTTATTGATATTGTTGTTGCGAGTGTCTTGCTTTCCATGGGAATGATGATGTTGCCGCCAGTTATGATCTCTCTTCCATTTAAGATTATTCTATTTGTTCTTGTAGATGGTTGGTATCTGATTGTCGGTTCTTTGGTAAAAAGTTTCTATTAGGAGATAGTATGAGCCCTGATTTTGTAATAAATATTTCAGTCCAATCACTGAAAACTGCTTTTCTAATTTCTGCACCAATGCTGAGCTTTGGGCTTGTTGCAGGTCTTTTAATAAGCATTTTTCAGGCAGTTACACAGATTAATGAAATGACTCTGTCAATAATACCAAAAATAATCGCAGTTGCTGTTGCCTTGGTTATTTTTGGACCATGGATGATAAGGCATATGATGGAATTTACGACCAATATTTTTGTCAATATACCAAATTACATAAAATGAAGCCATTCAATATAGAAGTCGTTCAAATAGAAATATTCATGCTGATTTTTTTCAGGATATTTGCGCTCTTATATGTAACTCCAATAATGGGTGACAAGAGAGTACCAATAATACTGAGAATTGGATTTTCTGTGATACTTTCATTTGTCGTATTTCCTGTGACCAATGGCTATAACGTTGTATTGAATGATGTGATGAACTTTTTGTTTGCCGCTGGTAGGGAGATAATTATAGGAATGGCATTGGGCTTTTTAGTTAAACTCCTTTTTTCAGCTATTGACTTTGCTGCTGAGATTTCTGGATTCCAAATGGGATTCGGAATGGTAAGTGTGTTAGATCCTAATTTTGACGACCAGGTTTCAATAATTACACAGTTTGAAAGTATTGTTGCAACTCTAATTTTTCTTTCAATAAATGCTCATCATTTCATAATAGAATCTATATGCAGAAGCTTCAAAGTAGTCCCTCTTGGCCGTATGATATTATCCGGGAAAATTACTGACTATTTTATCATGACGAGTACAGAAATATTTAGCATATCTCTTAAAATTAGTGCCCCTATAATTGTTACCCTTCTTCTTACTAATATAATCTTGGGAATACTTGTCAGAACTGTTCCGCAAATTAACATGTTCATGATAAGTTTCCCGGTGACCATAGGGCTAGGTTTGATAGTGCTCGGGTTTTCACTCCCTTTCATGGCTGGAGTTTTTAAAAACATTTTTTTTACAATAGATTTTAGAATGCTTAAGCTTTTAAAGCTTTTTATATGATTAAGGATTAAAGAATGGCAGATCAGGAAAAAGATCAGAGGACTGAACCCGCAACACCTAGAAAGCGTGAAGAAGCACGCAAAAAAGGCAACGTTGCGCACAGCAGGGAAGTAAATACAGTGTTTATTCTTCTAAGTGGTCTTTCAGTTTTTTATTTTTTAGGAAGGGAGATGATAATAAAAATTCAAAATCTCCTTTATTTTCTCCTTAAGTCAGCTGGACAAAGGGAGATGTTACCTCAAGACTTGTATTCATATATGGTTATGCTTATTGGTCAGTTAGCAATTATTTTAATTCCGCTATTTGCAGTTATTTTAATAAGTGGTGTAGTATCGCAGCTTATACAAGTCGGACTTCTTTTTACCTTTGACCCAATTAAGCCACAACTATCCAAGATAAATCCAATGTCCGGATTTAAACGTTTATTATCCAAAAAATCGCTAGAAATGCTCGCAAAATCGATATTGAAAATTTTAGGACTTTCCTTATGTGCTTATTTTGCAGTGAAAAATGAATTTGCCAATATCTCAAGCATGGTAAATTTCAGTGCGGCTGAGCTGCTAAATTATTTTGGCAATATTTCTTTTAGACTTTTTAAGTATACACTTGGGTTTTTTAGCATAATAGCAGCAGCAGACTATCTTTTTACAAAACGAGAATATGATAATGAACTGAAAATGACAAAAGAAGAAGTGAAAGAAGAGTATCGTCAACGAGAAGGTGACCCACAGGTTAAAAGCAGGGTTAGGTCAATCCAAAGAGAATTAGCAAGAAGAAGGATGATGGAGGAAGTTCCGAAGGCTGATGTCGTTATTACAAACCCTACAAGATTAGCCATTGCTCTTTTATATGACCCAGTGAAAATAGGAGCACCGCAAGTAGTTGCAAAAGGCCAAGGTTACATTGCAGAAAGAATCAGAGAAATAGCAAAGAAAAATTCCGTTCCTATAGTTGAAAACAAACCACTTGCAAGAACACTTTTTAAACTTGTTGATGTTGGTATGGCAGTCCCACCTAATCTATATAAAGCTGTGGCTGAGATTTTAGCGTACATTTATAAAATTAATGGAAAACTAAAACATATTAAATAATGGCTATGAAAGTTGAAAATCAAGTTGGCTTAGTTGCATCACTCAGGAAAACTGATGCGTTAATGGGAATAGGAGTCATTATGGTGCTAGCCATAATGATAATGCCTCTTCCTTCATTTATTCTGGACCTGATGCTAGCTCTTAATGTAACAACCTCTCTGGTTTTAATACTTATTTCTATGTATGTCCTGAAACCATTAGAGTTTTCGATGTTTCCAACAATTTTACTTTTAACTACATTATATAGGTTGTCTTTAAATGTAGCTTCTACAAGGTTGATATTGCTTCATGGAAGCGAGGGAGTTGCAGCTGCAGGTCAAGTTATAAAATCATTTGGAATGTTTTTAGTAGGAGGGAATTATTTTGTGGGAATGGTCATATTCCTTATTCTCTCTGTAATAAATTTTGTTGTTATAACTAAAGGAGCTGGAAGAATAGCAGAGGTTGCAGCAAGATTCACATTAGATTCTATGCCTGGAAAGCAGATGAGCATTGATGCTGACATGAATGCAGGCCTTATTTCTGAAAAAGAAGCGATTCAGCGTAGGAAGGAAGTAACAAAGGAAGCAGATTTTTACGGTGCAATGGATGGTGCAAGTAAATTTGTGAGAGGAGAGGCAGTTGCAGGCCTTGTAATATTAGCAATAAATATTGTTGGAGGATTTCTTATTGGAATTTTTCAAAATAATATGAATTTATTGGATGCCGCAAAAACTTATACACTGTTAACAATTGGAGATGGCTTGGTCTCTCAAATACCGGCACTCATAGTATCTACTGCCGCAGGTATTGTCGTAACGAGAGCTGCATCCGAAGAAAACCTTGGAGAAGATTTCAGCAGACAGATTTTATCCTACCCAAAAGCTGTTGGTATTGCTGGTGCAATTATGTTTGTTTTCGGGCTTGTCCCAGGGCTGCCTCATATACCTTTTTTTATAATAGGTATAGCAGGTGGAGCGTTAGCTTATTTTAGTTCATTAAAAATTCAGGAAGAAAAGGAAATCGAGGATAAAAAACCGGCTAAAACTTCATTTGAAGAAACCTTTGAATCAATTTTTACCCCTGATATCTTGGGATTGGAAGTTGGATATGGGTTGATACCTTTTATAGATGGAACACAAAATGGCGAGCTTTTAACAAGAATCAAATCTATTAGAAAACAGATAGCTGTTGAACTTGGAATACTGATTCCACCGATTCACGTCAGAGATAACCTCAATTTTAAGCCTGGAGAATATTCTATACAATTGAAGGGAATAGAAATAAGCAAAGGTGACATGATGTTAGGCCATTACCTCGCTTTATCAGGTAGCGAATCTAGCAAGTCGCTAGAAGGTATACCAACAAAAGATCCTGCTTTTTCTCTTCCTGCATTGTGGATACCTGAGAGTGAAAAAGAAAGGGCTCCACTGCTTGGTTACACGGTAGTTGACATCCCTTCTGTAATAGCAACCCATTTGACAGAGATTATTAAAAATTATAGTAGCGAGTTCTTAGGCAGACAAGAGGTGCAGTCATTGCTTGATGGTGTTACAAAAACCCATCCAAAGCTGGTTGAAGAATTAATTCCCAATAATCTTACACTTGGAGGAGTACAAAAGGTTTTACAGAACCTTCTTAAAGAGCAAATCCCAGTTAAAGATTTAATAACTATATTAGAAACACTTGCAGATTATTCTCCACTTACAAAAGACACGGATGTATTGACTGAATATGTGCGTCAGAGTCTTTCAAGATACATATCTCATAGTTTTAAAAATAACGATGGAGAGATAACTGTAGCAATGCTTGATAGCAGTATTGAAGAGGTAATCGGAAACTCAATTCAGCACACACCTCAGGGATCTTATCTGGCTCTTGATCCCAACTTTACTCAAAAATTTCTTACTAAGCTGTCAACAGTTGTGCACAGATTTGCTTCCTTAAATTATCAACCAGTAATTCTGTCCTCCCCCTTGATAAGATTTCACTTAAAAAAGATGACAGATAAGTTTATCCCTAATCTTGCAATTCTTTCTCACAATGAACTTACTTCAGACATCAAAATTAAAACTCTGGAGGTGGTTAGTCTATCATGATGTTTAAAACTTATGAAGCTGGCAATTTTGAAGAAGCTCTGAAGATGGTTAAGAAAGAAATGGGGCCGGAAGCGATCATAGTTTCATCAAGGACAAAGAAGACTAATATCTTCAAAGGGAGCTTTTCTTCTAAGGTAGAAATAGTAGCAGCATACGATGATGGTATCTATCCCAGCATAAATAATAGCAAGGAACCTGCCAAATGTTATTCTGATCGTATAACAGCAGACGAAGAAGCAAATAACTCTGGGGAAGGTATATATAGTGAATTAAATGATAGAAGCAGAAAAAATATTCAAGATAAATTATATAAAGATTTTACAGAAACCCTATTCGACCCCGGCCAAAAAAGCCTTTCTCGCATTAATGATTACAAGATGCGTTTTATGGAGATTGGTATCAATAAGAGAGTTATAGAATCATTTATAAACGAAAAAGATGTAGCTAATACTGTTTACAGTAATATTTCTGGAAAATCTTATAGCAAACTTCTTAGAGAAAGAATGAACAATGTAGTAAAAATAGCACCCCTTATTGGTTTAGAACAAAAAGAGAAAAAAATCATTGCGCTCGTTGGTCCTACTGGTGTTGGAAAAACTACTACTGCTGCTAAAATTGCAGCCAGAATGTTTCTTCTAAAACAAAAAACTGTAGGACTTATAAGTGCGGATTTTTATAGGGTTGGCGCTACTAAACAGCTTCAAATATATGCGGATATTATGGATATCCCAATGATAACTGCTGTTAACCGGAACGAACTGATTAATGCGATAACATATTTTAATTCTAAAGACATAATTCTTATTGATACGGCAGGCCAAAGCCAAAAAAATACTTCTAGAATGAAGGATATTAAAGAAATATTTAGTGGACTTAACAATGTCGAAATCTGGCTGCTGATTTCTGCCAATATCAAAACTGAAGATTCAATTGAAGTTTTTAACGAATTTTCAAATTTAGGAATTAATGGGCTTATATATACTAAGCTTGATGAGAGTAGTTATTATGAGAATCTTTTTAATTTGTCAGGCATTTCTAATCTTCCTGTTGTCTATTACACTACTGGTCAAGAAGTTCCGCAAGACATTGAAGAAGCTTCAAGCAGCATAATAGTGGATTCAGTTTTATCTAAGTATTCTAACAAGTTGCTAAACGTTAAAAATCTGGAGATATAAATGGACCAAGCTTCATCTCTAAGGAAAATTGTTAGTCTGTCAAATCAAAGTCCTAATTATGAGAAACTTCGATACGTAAAATCCGGGCAACATAATAAAAATGTTAGAATATTCTCTGTAACTAGTGGGAAGGGTGGAGTTGGTAAGACAAATATAGTTACTAATCTTGCCTATTCTTTTTCCTTATTAGGCAAAAAAGTAATGATACTTGATGCTGATTTAGGATTAGGAAATGTTGATGTTCTGCTTGGTTTAAATCCAAAATATAATTTGTTGCATGTTTTTATGGGTCTAAAATCCTTAGAAGAAATTATAGTAAAAGGGCCTGGTGGGATACTTATACTTCCTGCTGCTTCAGGAGTTGAAGAACTTACAAATATTACTGAAAACCAAAAGCTCCATTTGCTTTCTGAATTTGAGCGTCTTGATGTTGATATTGATTTACTGCTTATAGATACAAGTGCTGGCATCTCATCAAATGTAATGTATTTTAATACGGCTTCTCAGCATATAATGATAATTTCTACTCCTGAACCAACGTCAATTACTGATGCATATGCCCTTATAAAAGTGCTTTCCCTAAAATATGCTGAAAAAAAGTTTAACCTACTTGTTAATTGCGCTACTTCTCAAAACGAAGCAAAGGCAGTTTATGAGACAATTAGTAAAGCTACAGAAGAGTTTTTACATGTCTCTATAAATTATCTTGGCTTTATCCCAAGGGATTTGAATGTTTCAAATGCTGTAAAAAAACAAAAACTAATTACTGAATTTACTCCAGGTTCTGATGCAAGCATATCACTTAAATGTCTTGCACAAAAAATGGATGACATTTCTGAGATGTGTTTACCGAAGGGTAACATTCAAATTTTTTGGAATAGGATTGTTGACGGATTATTGACAAATAATAATCCTCAAAAAAGGATTTAGAATAGGGAGCATATTGTTTGGATAAAATTCCATGTATAGCATCTTTAACTATGCTAGTCGCAATAATAGTTATTGGGTTTGTAAATAGTTGGGCAACTGAGACTATAATTATAAGATCAGTAATATGTATGATCGTAATTAGTTTAGTGTCAAAATTATTAATTAGACTAATTATTTCTCTGGAGCGAGTTAGATGAGTAAAAATAATGCATATTTGAACCTACAAAGTGAATATGAAGCTGAAGAAAAAGATGGAATTATTAAAGAGTACTCTCCAATTATAAAAAATATAGCTCAAAGAATGGCCAGTAGGTTTGCACCATATGTTACAATTGATGATATGATTAGTGTAGGTGTTATCGGGCTTATTGACGCGATAAGCAAGTTTGACAAGAATAAGGGCGTAAAGTTTAGAACATATGCTGAGTATCGGATCAGAGGCTCAATGTTGGATGAACTCAGGGGGGTAGATTGGGTTCCGAGATCAACTAGAGATAAAATAAAAGAAATGGAAACAGTTGTAGTGAGACTGGAACAGAAATATTCTTGTGTTCCATCAGAAGAAGAAATAGCAAGAGAGATGAATATTTCACTGGATGAGCTACATGAAATACTATTTAAATCTACAAAATGTTCACTTTTGAGTTTGAACGAAATAGAAGAATATAACTCTTCAAGCGATAAAAAATTTTTTCCTAAGGCAAATGCAGACAAAGAAGATGATGTTGTTTCAAGAATAAACTTGGAATGGTTGAAATCTATTTTAGCTTCTTCTATTCAAAATCTTACAGAAAAAGAAAAACTAGTCATTTCGCTTTATTATTATGATGAAATAACAATGAAAGAAATCGGAGAAATTTTAGGATTGACGGAATCAAGAGTTTCTCAGATTCATTCTAAAGCTCTTTTTATTTTACAAACTAAAATAAGAAAAAAAATGAAAACTTAAAATCGAGATTATTGTTTCTTAACATAAATCCGAAAACAAATTCGTTTCACTATTGAACTTAATAATGAAGATAGTAGTAAGGAGATCAAAGTAATGGAACCTACGGAAGTAAAAAAACAACTATTAGACAATCTGGATAGCGGAGATGATTTACCATATTTTTCTTTAACAGTTAAAAAACTTCTTGAATTAACTGAAAACCCTGAGACATCTCTTTCAGAAATTGTAAGCTCAATGGATTCTTCTATTGCTGCAAAAACTTTAAAAATGGCAAATTCTGTTTATTTTGGAGGAAGCAATTTTAGAAACATTAGATCTCTTGAACATGCAATTATGGTAATAGGGTTTGATAGTCTTAGAGAACTTGCCTTTAATGCATCATTCGTTTCAATGTTCCAAAAAGAAGATGATGATATTAAAGCAAACATCCATTCGTGCCTTGAACACTGTTTTCAGGTTGCCATTGCAGCGAAATTACTTGCTTCACTTTTTAATTATGAAAAGAAAGCACAATGCTATGTTGCAGGATTGCTGCATGATATTGGTAAACTTGCTATTGAAAAATATTTTAGAAGTGAAGCACAAAAGATTACAACACTTACTGAAAATAAACAAAATAACTCTATAGAAGCTGAGATAAAAGTGCTTGGAATTGACCATATGGAAATAGGTTCTATTATTGCTGAAAAATGGAATTTACCGGCTACTATGGTTGAAGCGATAGGATGTCATTCAAAACCTTATATAGCTACGATTGATAAAAAATTTAGTTCAATTATTTATCTTGCAGATGAATTGTGTAAGAAAACTGCAGGAGTTTTTGATTTTCGATTATTAAATTCATTAATAGATAGCGAAATTAAACAGTTTTTTCCACACAAAGACAAGCTACAAGATGACTATTTGCAGGATCAATTCGCAGCAAAATTTACTCAAGAAGTGGAAAATGTATCTTTCATAATTGGTTCACTTTTAAAAAATAATTAATAGGTGGAAAAAGCGAAATGGACTTCGCTGTACTTGTCGGACTATTTATTGGTTTTGGCTCAATCATTACTTCAGTCTTTTTAGAACATGGGAGAATAACTGCCTATGTAAATTTGGCTGCTCTGGTTATTATTTTAGGGGGAACCTTATCAGCCACTACAATAAGTACCTCAATTAAAGATATTTTAAATTTACCTAAATTACTTAAAGTACTTTTTTCAAATAAAATAAATAAGTACAAAGATATTATTGATGAGATGACTAAAATAGCTCTATCAATAAGAAAAGATGGTTATTTGAGTGTTGATGATAAAGTTAAAGAAATAAATGATCCTATCTTTAAAAAAGGATTACAGCTAATTGCTGATGGAGTTGATTCATCTGATATTTCTGAAATAATTAACTCAGAAATAAATGCTATGGAAAAGCGACATAAAAAAGGTATTGAAATATTTAGCATGATGGGTGGATATGCGCCAACTATGGGAATAATTGGGACAGTTTTAGGATTAGTTAATATGCTTATGTCTTTTGGAACAAGCGAGGGTGAAAGTCTTGGAAAATCAGTAGCAGTTGCATTCATTGCAACACTATATGGTATTTTTTTTGCCAATTTAATTTTTTTGCCTATAAGTTCTAATCTTAAGGCAAAAAGTACTCAGGAAATAATTGGG is a genomic window of Candidatus Schekmanbacteria bacterium containing:
- the fliM gene encoding flagellar motor switch protein FliM — protein: MNQILSQEEVDALLNGIKSGDVTTESTVKDNRYSDGCQPFDFIKNNRRMKGSFPAVDMVHEVFCRKLRTTISSLFGKIIENISLRDSRILKYKDFLRSIQLPASFHVIRMNPLRGLGLLVLDSKLAFSFIDCLLGGRGDNTFTVEDREFTTIEQSLIKKLNVNITADLQKSWVSVYPLKIEEVSTETNPQFVSICFPSDMVMVTSIDVDILGALDICVPMSILEPLRGKFSKNLSGMKTDVDANWRKMMLNQLVKTKLDLKVELGEVKITGRQLISLRQGDVIFLKNGPSDEFPIFIEGKQKLRGTPGSMKGNKAIQIMNDINTRRLGNGRKSKRK
- the fliN gene encoding flagellar motor switch protein FliN yields the protein MEENLNVNDANSFSLEEIEAGKTQMRNQENSNDEEKDDVLSNVKTADLDFIMDIPLKVSVIFGKAKMRINDLIQLGQGSVIELDKEVGEPLEIYVNEKLLALGEVVVINEKFGIKLLNIVSPEERLSKLK
- a CDS encoding flagellar biosynthetic protein FliO; translation: MKLGLIVFSLLFGLVFAIGSFPVLVSGAETDIVSDASLIPAEISSNSTLKTDIPVNDGLDFKKNLLKSAGILIILLGVMFLAIFIIKQCQGTQRKPENIKVVSNCYLGSNRRVSVLEIGEEKLLIGITPTQINLLIRFPVSDTSHDIFSGEDDGVTSNFKEHLEKNILFHSDKSQLSGLNSICRSSISLIQKMVKRYA
- the fliP gene encoding flagellar type III secretion system pore protein FliP (The bacterial flagellar biogenesis protein FliP forms a type III secretion system (T3SS)-type pore required for flagellar assembly.), with the translated sequence MLKIIAATLITILITSVAAAAPVPVPNISIGIGEGNNPETVSAGVKILILLTILSLAPAILIMLTGFTRIIIVFHFLRQALGTQQMPPNQVIIGLALFLTFFIMSPYFIQINDEAIQPYLKKSITQEETIQRAAEPLKKFMFKQTREKDLALFVELSGKKNLKSKQETPFFVLVPAFVISELKTAFQIGFLIYIPFLVIDIVVASVLLSMGMMMLPPVMISLPFKIILFVLVDGWYLIVGSLVKSFY
- the fliQ gene encoding flagellar biosynthesis protein FliQ — its product is MSPDFVINISVQSLKTAFLISAPMLSFGLVAGLLISIFQAVTQINEMTLSIIPKIIAVAVALVIFGPWMIRHMMEFTTNIFVNIPNYIK
- the fliR gene encoding flagellar biosynthetic protein FliR translates to MKPFNIEVVQIEIFMLIFFRIFALLYVTPIMGDKRVPIILRIGFSVILSFVVFPVTNGYNVVLNDVMNFLFAAGREIIIGMALGFLVKLLFSAIDFAAEISGFQMGFGMVSVLDPNFDDQVSIITQFESIVATLIFLSINAHHFIIESICRSFKVVPLGRMILSGKITDYFIMTSTEIFSISLKISAPIIVTLLLTNIILGILVRTVPQINMFMISFPVTIGLGLIVLGFSLPFMAGVFKNIFFTIDFRMLKLLKLFI
- the flhB gene encoding flagellar biosynthesis protein FlhB, which produces MADQEKDQRTEPATPRKREEARKKGNVAHSREVNTVFILLSGLSVFYFLGREMIIKIQNLLYFLLKSAGQREMLPQDLYSYMVMLIGQLAIILIPLFAVILISGVVSQLIQVGLLFTFDPIKPQLSKINPMSGFKRLLSKKSLEMLAKSILKILGLSLCAYFAVKNEFANISSMVNFSAAELLNYFGNISFRLFKYTLGFFSIIAAADYLFTKREYDNELKMTKEEVKEEYRQREGDPQVKSRVRSIQRELARRRMMEEVPKADVVITNPTRLAIALLYDPVKIGAPQVVAKGQGYIAERIREIAKKNSVPIVENKPLARTLFKLVDVGMAVPPNLYKAVAEILAYIYKINGKLKHIK
- the flhA gene encoding flagellar biosynthesis protein FlhA; the protein is MKVENQVGLVASLRKTDALMGIGVIMVLAIMIMPLPSFILDLMLALNVTTSLVLILISMYVLKPLEFSMFPTILLLTTLYRLSLNVASTRLILLHGSEGVAAAGQVIKSFGMFLVGGNYFVGMVIFLILSVINFVVITKGAGRIAEVAARFTLDSMPGKQMSIDADMNAGLISEKEAIQRRKEVTKEADFYGAMDGASKFVRGEAVAGLVILAINIVGGFLIGIFQNNMNLLDAAKTYTLLTIGDGLVSQIPALIVSTAAGIVVTRAASEENLGEDFSRQILSYPKAVGIAGAIMFVFGLVPGLPHIPFFIIGIAGGALAYFSSLKIQEEKEIEDKKPAKTSFEETFESIFTPDILGLEVGYGLIPFIDGTQNGELLTRIKSIRKQIAVELGILIPPIHVRDNLNFKPGEYSIQLKGIEISKGDMMLGHYLALSGSESSKSLEGIPTKDPAFSLPALWIPESEKERAPLLGYTVVDIPSVIATHLTEIIKNYSSEFLGRQEVQSLLDGVTKTHPKLVEELIPNNLTLGGVQKVLQNLLKEQIPVKDLITILETLADYSPLTKDTDVLTEYVRQSLSRYISHSFKNNDGEITVAMLDSSIEEVIGNSIQHTPQGSYLALDPNFTQKFLTKLSTVVHRFASLNYQPVILSSPLIRFHLKKMTDKFIPNLAILSHNELTSDIKIKTLEVVSLS
- the flhF gene encoding flagellar biosynthesis protein FlhF, with the translated sequence MMFKTYEAGNFEEALKMVKKEMGPEAIIVSSRTKKTNIFKGSFSSKVEIVAAYDDGIYPSINNSKEPAKCYSDRITADEEANNSGEGIYSELNDRSRKNIQDKLYKDFTETLFDPGQKSLSRINDYKMRFMEIGINKRVIESFINEKDVANTVYSNISGKSYSKLLRERMNNVVKIAPLIGLEQKEKKIIALVGPTGVGKTTTAAKIAARMFLLKQKTVGLISADFYRVGATKQLQIYADIMDIPMITAVNRNELINAITYFNSKDIILIDTAGQSQKNTSRMKDIKEIFSGLNNVEIWLLISANIKTEDSIEVFNEFSNLGINGLIYTKLDESSYYENLFNLSGISNLPVVYYTTGQEVPQDIEEASSSIIVDSVLSKYSNKLLNVKNLEI
- a CDS encoding MinD/ParA family protein, encoding MDQASSLRKIVSLSNQSPNYEKLRYVKSGQHNKNVRIFSVTSGKGGVGKTNIVTNLAYSFSLLGKKVMILDADLGLGNVDVLLGLNPKYNLLHVFMGLKSLEEIIVKGPGGILILPAASGVEELTNITENQKLHLLSEFERLDVDIDLLLIDTSAGISSNVMYFNTASQHIMIISTPEPTSITDAYALIKVLSLKYAEKKFNLLVNCATSQNEAKAVYETISKATEEFLHVSINYLGFIPRDLNVSNAVKKQKLITEFTPGSDASISLKCLAQKMDDISEMCLPKGNIQIFWNRIVDGLLTNNNPQKRI
- a CDS encoding FliA/WhiG family RNA polymerase sigma factor, with the translated sequence MSKNNAYLNLQSEYEAEEKDGIIKEYSPIIKNIAQRMASRFAPYVTIDDMISVGVIGLIDAISKFDKNKGVKFRTYAEYRIRGSMLDELRGVDWVPRSTRDKIKEMETVVVRLEQKYSCVPSEEEIAREMNISLDELHEILFKSTKCSLLSLNEIEEYNSSSDKKFFPKANADKEDDVVSRINLEWLKSILASSIQNLTEKEKLVISLYYYDEITMKEIGEILGLTESRVSQIHSKALFILQTKIRKKMKT